Proteins found in one Amycolatopsis umgeniensis genomic segment:
- a CDS encoding LLM class flavin-dependent oxidoreductase, with amino-acid sequence MKFGLVVPTYRSILDAGRTAPEMVAVAVEAERLGLDSVWVGDTLAKAPIDPLTLLGAFAARTERVTLGTAALLPALRDPLLSANTILSLDLLSQGRITLGVGAGFAGRSEPEFAFTRVPWERRRARLDDIVALWRHVWSGKSGPFHGEVLDYDTLPEYPEPHTPGGPPVWLAAFTPGALERAGRLYDGWLPYPPDVSDYADGLAKIREAAVRPVTPALFATVLIEDDPIRARERLEDYAQRNYGVPLDFVEKIQVQIAGSREEVAARLREYEDAGAEHVLIRIATQEPAEFDEQLPKVVEALPR; translated from the coding sequence ATGAAATTCGGTCTGGTCGTCCCCACTTATCGGTCCATCCTCGACGCCGGGCGCACCGCGCCGGAAATGGTCGCCGTCGCGGTCGAAGCCGAACGCCTCGGCCTCGATTCGGTCTGGGTCGGCGACACCCTCGCGAAGGCGCCCATCGACCCCTTGACGTTGCTCGGCGCTTTCGCCGCCAGAACCGAACGGGTCACCCTCGGCACCGCCGCGCTGCTCCCGGCACTGCGGGATCCGCTCCTTTCCGCGAACACGATCCTTTCGCTCGACCTGCTCAGCCAGGGCCGGATCACGCTCGGCGTCGGTGCGGGATTCGCGGGCCGCAGCGAACCCGAATTCGCCTTCACCCGTGTCCCCTGGGAACGCCGCCGCGCCCGGCTCGACGACATCGTCGCGCTGTGGCGGCACGTGTGGAGCGGGAAGAGCGGCCCGTTCCACGGCGAAGTGCTGGATTACGACACCCTTCCGGAGTACCCGGAGCCGCACACTCCCGGTGGTCCGCCGGTGTGGCTGGCCGCGTTCACGCCGGGAGCGCTGGAGCGCGCCGGACGGCTTTACGACGGTTGGCTGCCGTATCCGCCCGACGTCTCGGACTACGCCGATGGCCTCGCGAAGATCCGCGAAGCAGCCGTACGCCCTGTGACGCCCGCGTTGTTCGCGACAGTGCTCATCGAGGACGACCCGATCCGGGCACGCGAGCGGCTGGAGGACTACGCGCAGCGCAATTACGGAGTTCCGCTGGACTTCGTCGAGAAGATCCAAGTGCAGATCGCGGGCAGTCGTGAAGAGGTCGCGGCGAGGCTTCGCGAATACGAGGACGCGGGCGCCGAACACGTCCTGATCCGGATCGCGACGCAGGAACCGGCGGAGTTCGACGAGCAGCTTCCGAAGGTGGTCGAAGCCCTGCCCAGGTAA
- a CDS encoding helix-turn-helix transcriptional regulator, translating to MVSGFGPALRGWRERRRLSQLELALRAGTTQRHVSFLEGGRSIPGRGLVLRVAESLELPLRERNGLLLAAGFAPGFPETALDDPRLLPVLDGMRRLLDGHRPYPAIVVDRYGVLVARNDALDLLFEDVAPELLEEPVNTLRLALHPKGMAPRVRNLADWARHILERLTQEIAHAPDERLTALLAELESYVPEPGPPGPDHLGFAVPMRLSTSAGELRLITAITTFATAADVTVSELKLETFLPADAETAAILTG from the coding sequence ATGGTTTCCGGATTCGGCCCCGCGCTGCGGGGCTGGCGCGAGCGGCGGCGGCTGTCCCAGCTGGAACTGGCATTACGGGCCGGAACCACGCAACGGCACGTGAGTTTCCTGGAAGGCGGCCGGTCGATCCCCGGCCGCGGTCTGGTGCTGCGCGTCGCCGAATCGCTCGAACTCCCCCTGCGGGAACGCAACGGCCTGCTGCTGGCGGCCGGGTTCGCCCCGGGCTTCCCCGAAACGGCGCTGGACGACCCCCGGCTGCTGCCGGTCCTCGACGGCATGAGGCGGTTGCTCGACGGCCATCGGCCGTATCCGGCCATCGTGGTCGACCGCTACGGCGTGCTCGTCGCCCGCAACGACGCGCTCGACCTGCTCTTCGAGGACGTCGCACCGGAACTGCTGGAAGAACCGGTCAACACCCTGCGGCTCGCCCTGCATCCGAAGGGGATGGCGCCGCGCGTACGGAACCTCGCGGACTGGGCACGGCACATCCTGGAACGGCTGACGCAGGAGATCGCGCACGCGCCCGACGAGCGGCTCACCGCATTGCTGGCCGAACTCGAAAGTTACGTTCCGGAGCCGGGGCCGCCCGGCCCGGACCATCTCGGGTTCGCCGTCCCGATGCGGCTGTCCACTTCGGCGGGCGAACTGCGGTTGATCACGGCCATCACGACGTTCGCGACCGCCGCCGACGTGACGGTGTCGGAACTGAAACTGGAGACGTTCCTGCCCGCCGACGCCGAAACCGCCGCGATCCTCACCGGATGA
- a CDS encoding PQQ-dependent sugar dehydrogenase, translating to MRTTTVAAFASLFLLVTACSGASSETVQSAPPVTSKPSVTKLKVEQVTAGLEHGWDVGFLPDGKILVTQRPGKLALVEGGTKRDVTADFSDVHVRGEGGLMGMVISKDFATSREFITCQTHKEGDKAVDIRLVTWRLSEDGASASKVKDLLTGLPVNSSGRHSGCRPAFGADGALLVGTGDTARPQHPQDRKSLGGKVLRVDAKTGNPLPDNPFISSADPNEQRVFTYGHRNVQGVTVRPGTGQVFTAEHGPTIDDEVNLERAGSNYGWDPSKGGTETQYDEGVPMTDTQRFPDAVSPLWTTGEITEAICGAEFLTGSQWGALEGSLAVTALKGQKLLLFRLDEAGKVTEVTLPPEFDDKFGRLRAVRSAPDGALYVTTSEGEDDKLLRVTPGT from the coding sequence ATGCGCACTACCACCGTCGCCGCGTTCGCCTCACTGTTCTTGCTGGTCACAGCCTGTTCGGGGGCGTCGAGCGAAACGGTGCAGAGCGCGCCGCCGGTCACCTCGAAGCCCTCTGTGACGAAACTGAAGGTCGAGCAGGTGACAGCCGGGCTCGAACACGGCTGGGACGTCGGCTTCCTGCCGGACGGGAAGATCCTCGTCACCCAGCGCCCCGGGAAGCTGGCCCTGGTCGAGGGCGGCACGAAACGCGACGTCACGGCCGACTTCTCCGACGTCCACGTGCGCGGCGAGGGCGGCTTGATGGGGATGGTGATCAGCAAGGACTTCGCGACTTCGCGCGAGTTCATCACCTGCCAGACCCACAAAGAAGGCGACAAGGCCGTCGACATCCGGCTGGTCACCTGGCGGCTTTCCGAGGACGGCGCGAGCGCCTCGAAGGTCAAGGACCTGCTGACCGGATTGCCGGTCAACTCCAGCGGCAGGCACTCAGGATGCCGTCCCGCGTTCGGCGCGGACGGCGCGCTGCTCGTCGGCACCGGCGACACCGCCCGCCCGCAGCACCCGCAGGACCGCAAGAGTCTGGGCGGCAAGGTGCTGCGCGTCGACGCGAAGACCGGGAACCCGTTGCCGGACAACCCGTTCATCTCGTCGGCGGACCCGAACGAACAGCGCGTGTTCACCTACGGGCACCGCAACGTCCAGGGCGTCACGGTCCGGCCGGGCACCGGGCAGGTGTTCACCGCCGAGCACGGTCCGACCATCGACGACGAGGTCAACCTGGAACGCGCCGGAAGCAACTACGGCTGGGATCCGTCCAAGGGCGGTACCGAAACCCAGTACGACGAAGGCGTCCCGATGACCGACACGCAACGGTTCCCGGACGCCGTCAGTCCTTTGTGGACGACCGGCGAGATCACCGAAGCGATCTGTGGCGCCGAGTTCCTCACCGGATCGCAGTGGGGCGCGCTCGAAGGCTCCCTCGCCGTGACGGCGTTGAAGGGGCAGAAGTTGCTGCTGTTCCGCCTCGACGAAGCGGGCAAGGTCACCGAAGTGACCCTGCCCCCGGAGTTCGACGACAAGTTCGGCAGGCTGCGCGCCGTCCGCAGCGCACCGGACGGCGCCCTCTACGTCACGACATCGGAAGGCGAGGACGACAAACTGCTGCGCGTCACCCCCGGTACCTAG
- a CDS encoding SDR family NAD(P)-dependent oxidoreductase — MGTQREVVITGGGTGIGYAVAAAFAALGERVTITGRREQVLGEAATLLGANPVPFDAADPDAVERALAELPERVDVLVNNAGGNTDFRNGPAGDLKAFAANWQANLDANVFSAVLVTRALRDRLADGARIVTIGSIAAHSGAGSYGAAKAALEAWNVDVAREFGPRGITANVVAPGLVGDTEFFNGKLSDERRAWLVDNTLTKRAGAPEDVAEVVAFLASPAARHVTGQVVHVNGGAYFGS, encoded by the coding sequence ATGGGGACACAGAGAGAAGTCGTGATCACCGGTGGTGGAACGGGAATCGGCTACGCGGTCGCGGCGGCGTTCGCCGCGCTGGGCGAGCGGGTGACGATCACCGGCCGCCGCGAGCAGGTCCTCGGCGAGGCCGCCACGTTGCTCGGCGCGAACCCGGTCCCGTTCGACGCGGCCGACCCGGACGCGGTGGAACGGGCGCTGGCCGAGCTGCCGGAGCGCGTCGACGTCCTGGTCAACAACGCGGGCGGGAACACCGATTTCCGCAACGGGCCCGCCGGAGACCTGAAGGCCTTCGCCGCGAACTGGCAGGCCAATCTGGACGCGAACGTGTTCAGTGCCGTCCTGGTCACCCGCGCCTTGCGGGACAGGCTCGCCGACGGCGCGCGGATCGTCACCATCGGCTCCATCGCCGCGCACTCCGGAGCCGGTTCCTACGGTGCCGCCAAGGCCGCGCTGGAAGCGTGGAACGTCGATGTGGCAAGGGAATTCGGGCCGCGGGGGATCACCGCGAACGTCGTCGCGCCCGGACTGGTCGGGGACACCGAGTTCTTCAACGGCAAGCTCAGCGACGAGCGCAGGGCCTGGCTCGTCGACAACACGCTGACGAAACGCGCCGGTGCACCCGAGGACGTCGCCGAAGTGGTGGCGTTCTTGGCGAGTCCGGCCGCGCGGCACGTCACCGGCCAGGTCGTCCACGTCAACGGCGGCGCGTACTTCGGGAGCTAG
- a CDS encoding isochorismatase family protein, translating into MTKIDPATTALVLIDLQTRIVALETVPLEGTEVVSNAVLLRDAFSAAGSPVIHVRAHRPYVKEQPPGSELVAELTPREGEHLITKHTIGAFYATGLDELLRGLGVKTLVLGGIATEYGVESTLRAATDHGYETIAVSDAMAGIAAISHESAITKVFPRLGEVLTTAETAAALG; encoded by the coding sequence ATGACGAAGATCGACCCGGCGACGACAGCGCTCGTCTTGATCGACCTCCAGACGCGGATCGTCGCGTTGGAGACTGTCCCGCTCGAAGGCACCGAAGTCGTTTCGAACGCCGTTCTGCTGCGTGACGCCTTCAGCGCGGCCGGCTCGCCGGTCATCCACGTGCGGGCACACCGGCCGTACGTCAAGGAGCAGCCGCCCGGCAGTGAACTGGTCGCCGAACTGACGCCTCGCGAGGGCGAGCATCTGATCACCAAGCACACGATCGGCGCGTTCTACGCCACCGGACTCGACGAACTCCTGCGCGGGCTGGGCGTGAAGACGCTGGTGCTCGGCGGGATCGCCACGGAGTACGGCGTCGAATCGACACTGCGTGCCGCGACCGACCACGGCTACGAGACCATCGCCGTTTCGGACGCGATGGCCGGGATCGCCGCGATCTCCCACGAATCGGCGATCACGAAGGTGTTCCCGAGGCTGGGTGAAGTCCTCACGACCGCCGAGACCGCCGCGGCGCTGGGCTGA